The following proteins come from a genomic window of Maylandia zebra isolate NMK-2024a linkage group LG22, Mzebra_GT3a, whole genome shotgun sequence:
- the ctps1a gene encoding CTP synthase 1 has product MMKYILVTGGVISGIGKGIIASSVGTILKSCGLHVTAIKIDPYINIDAGTFSPYEHGEVFVLDDGGEVDLDLGNYERFLDIRLTRDNNLTTGKIYQSVINKERRGDYLGKTVQVVPHITDAIQEWVMKQAQVPVDDDDIEPQVCVIELGGTVGDIESMPFIEAFRQFQFKVKRENFCNIHVSLIPQPSATGEQKTKPTQNSVRELRGLGLSPDLIMCRCTTALENSVKEKISMFCHVEPQQVICVHDVSSIYRVPLLLEDQGVVSYLSRRLNMPIETRPRKMLTKWKEMSDRSDRLLEHCSIALVGKYTKFSDSYASVIKALEHSALAISHKLEVKYIDSANLEPSTLQEDPVKYHEAWQKLCSSDGILVPGGFGVRGTEGKIHAINWARKQKKPFLGVCLGMQLAVCEFARNVLGWTDANSTEFDPETKHPVVIDMPEHNPGQMGGTMRLGKRRTIFQTTNSTLRKLYGDAEYVDERHRHRFEVNPELKSHFDEKGFRFVGQDVEGERMEVIELDDHPYFIGVQYHPEFTSRPIKPSPPYLGLLLAAAGKLQSYLQKGCRLSPRDTYSDRSGSSTPDSEISELKLPSLSNE; this is encoded by the exons ATGATGAAGTACATCCTAGTAACTGGAGGAGTCATCTCAGGTATCGGCAAAGGCATCATTGCAAGCAGTGTGGGCACGATCCTCAAGTCATGTGGCCTGCATGTGACTGCAATTAAGATTGACCCTTACATCAACATAGATGCAGGCACTTTTTCGCCCTATGAGCACG GTGAAGTATTTGTGCTGGATGATGGGGGCGAGGTTGATTTGGATCTGGGGAATTATGAACGCTTCCTCGACATCCGGCTGACAAGAGACAACAACCTAACCACGGGCAAGATCTACCAGTCAGTCATCAACAAGGAGAGGAGGGGAGACTACTTGGGCAAGACTGTGCAGG TGGTGCCACACATCACAGATGCAATCCAGGAATGGGTTATGAAACAGGCACAAGTGCCAGTTGATGATGACGATATAGAACCTCAAGTGTGTGTAATTGAG ctGGGAGGGACTGTCGGAGACATAGAGAGCATGCCATTCATCGAGGCCTTCAGGCAGTTCCAGTTTAAAGTGAAGAGGGAGAATTTCTGTAACATTCATGTCAGTTTGATACCACAG CCCAGTGCAACAGGAGAGCAAAAGACCAAACCGACACAGAACAGTGTGAGAGAGCTGAGAGGCCTAGGCTTGTCTCCTGATCTG ATCATGTGCCGCTGTACAACTGCGCTGGAGAACTCTGTCAAGGAAAAGATCTCAATGTTCTGCCACGTGGAGCCTCAGCAG GTCATCTGTGTGCACGATGTGTCATCTATCTACAGAGTGCCATTACTGCTGGAAGATCAGGGTGTGGTGAGCTACTTGAGCAGGAGACTGAATATGCCAATAGAGACCAGACCAAGGAAGATGCTGACTAAATGGAAGGAGATGTCTGACAG GTCAGACAGACTGCTAGAGCACTGCTCTATCGCACTGGTGGGGAAGTACACAAAGTTCTCAGACTCCTATGCTTCTGTTATAAAGGCTCTCGAACACTCTGCACTCGCCATCAGCCACAAGTTGGAGGTTAAG TATATAGACTCTGCTAATTTGGAGCCAAGCACTCTGCAGGAGGACCCAGTGAAATACCACGAGGCGTGGCAAAAACTCTGCAGCTCTGA TGGCATCCTGGTTCCTGGAGGTTTTGGTGTGAGGGGAACTGAAGGAAAGATTCATGCCATCAACTGGgccaggaaacagaaaaaaccctTCCTCG GTGTGTGTCTTGGAATGCAGCTGGCTGTATGCGAGTTTGCCAGGAACGTGCTCGGCtggacag ATGCCAACTCGACTGAATTTGACCCGGAAACAAAGCATCCTGTG GTGATTGATATGCCAGAACACAACCCCGGACAGATGGGTGGCACCATGAGGCTTGGGAAAAGACGGACCATTTTCCAAACCACCAACAGCACACTGC GAAAGCTCTATGGAGATGCAGAGTATGTGGATGAAAGGCACAGACATCGATTTGAG GTCAACCCTGAGCTTAAGAGCCACTTTGATGAGAAGGGCTTCCGGTTCGTAGGTCAGGATGTGGAAGGAGAGAGGATGGAGGTCATTGAGCTTGATG ATCACCCATATTTTATTGGTGTGCAGTACCATCCCGAGTTCACTTCACGTCCCATCAAGCCATCACCCCCCTACCTTGGTTTGTTGCTTGCTGCTGCGGGGAAGCTGCAGAGCTACTTACAGAAAGGCTGCCGTCTATCTCCACG GGACACATACAGCGATCGGAGCGGCAGCAGCACACCAGACTCCGAGATATCAGAACTGAAACTTCCTTCACTCTCCAATGAATGA
- the rab42a gene encoding ras-related protein Rab-42a, with the protein MDILWQYQFRIILLGDSTVGKSSLLKRFTDGIYSDVADPTVGVDFYARSLDIEPGVKIKLQLWDTAGQERFRSITTSYYRNSVGGLLVFDLTNRKTFDHVREWHKEVSEHILPHHMVYILIGHKSDLNKDRKVSRDEAEQLAAELGIRYVETSAKCNSNVDRAFELLTRDIYELMKMGEIVTRDGWDGVKSGLTAKVLYSAEDEELAPPSAEKSCHC; encoded by the exons ATGGATATTTTGTGGCAATATCAGTTTCGAATCATTCTACTCGGGGATTCCACAGTGGGCAAGTCCTCGCTGTTGAAGCGTTTCACGGATGGAATTTACAGCGATGTGGCGGACCCGACGGTCGGGGTAGATTTTTATGCCCGCTCGCTTGACATCGAACCCGGGGTGAAAATAAAGCTCCAGCTCTGGGATACGGCTGGCCAGGAACGATTCAG GTCTATCACAACATCATATTACCGCAACTCTGTAGGTGGCCTGCTTGTCTTTGATCTCACCAATCGTAAAACCTTCGACCATGTGAGGGAATGGCACAAGGAGGTGAGTGAGCACATCCTGCCTCACCACATGGTCTACATCCTCATCGGCCATAAAAGTGATCTCAACAAGGACCGGAAGGTGAGCAGGGATGAGGCAGAGCAGCTGGCCGCTGAGCTGGGCATTCGCTATGTGGAGACATCAGCCAAGTGCAACAGCAATGTGGACCGGGCCTTTGAGCTGCTGACCAGGGACATCTACGAGCTGATGAAGATGGGGGAGATCGTCACCCGTGATGGGTGGGATGGCGTGAAGAGCGGCCTGACTGCCAAGGTTCTCTACTCTGCAGAGGATGAAGAGTTGGCCCCTCCATCAGCTGAAAAAAGCTGCCACTGCTGA